The Calditrichota bacterium genome has a window encoding:
- the thpR gene encoding RNA 2',3'-cyclic phosphodiesterase — translation MIRTFIALEVPAIVKTAIADCQRELRRIRKASVSWTRPEGIHLTLKFLGEIEERRLPDIIKAVEVASDGRSSVKLATTRPGGFPRLAHPKVLWLGIEPSTMLMSLQADIDMRLAGKDFPPEERAYHPHLTVGRVKSLDQDCELPARFGSVVFERVEWTAGEVLVMSSQLKPSGAEYRVEGRIALHRQISDG, via the coding sequence GTGATCCGCACCTTCATCGCACTTGAAGTCCCGGCGATAGTCAAGACTGCCATTGCCGACTGCCAGCGTGAACTGCGGCGGATTCGGAAAGCCAGCGTCTCATGGACCCGTCCGGAGGGCATCCACCTGACGCTCAAGTTCCTGGGTGAGATCGAAGAGAGGCGACTGCCTGATATCATCAAGGCGGTAGAGGTTGCCTCGGATGGCCGGTCGTCCGTCAAACTCGCGACGACCAGACCGGGTGGATTCCCCCGGCTTGCGCATCCCAAAGTGCTCTGGCTCGGGATCGAACCTTCGACAATGTTAATGTCGTTGCAAGCCGACATCGATATGCGACTTGCCGGGAAAGACTTCCCGCCTGAAGAGCGCGCCTATCACCCGCACCTGACCGTAGGTCGAGTGAAGTCGCTCGACCAGGATTGTGAACTTCCCGCCCGGTTCGGGAGTGTGGTCTTCGAACGTGTTGAATGGACTGCCGGCGAAGTGCTCGTAATGTCAAGTCAACTGAAACCTTCGGGGGCGGAGTATCGCGTAGAAGGCAGGATCGCGCTACACAGACAAATCTCAGATGGGTAA
- a CDS encoding L-lysine 6-transaminase, which translates to MSTSIAPRDVISTIREHLIGDGFEFVLDLKKSSGSRLYDSLADRYLLDFYSCFASNPIGFNHPKMADQVFKERLHLAALNNVTNSDLFTEMKAQFVKTFYRIAAPARLPHLFMVAGGALGIENAIKAAFDWKAQLNHERGDTRGLGTRILHLRKAFHGRTGYTMSLTNTDPVKTERFPKFDWPRIDAPAVRFPDEGAVHEDLLLREKRALKQARHAIHHYGPDLAACIVEPIQGEGGDNHFRGEFLHELQNLCRENDILFIVDEVQTGVGLTGSMWAYEQFGLEPDMLCFGKKMQVCGFLCSTAIDRVEHNVFNTSGRINSTWGGNLVDMVRAERYLEIIAEDDLVGNARQVGEILLKELHTLQARHAGKVSNARGRGLMCAFDLPSTAERNDLRKRLFDAGLLVLNSGERSIRFRPALNLTAVEAAEGVAIIDRALG; encoded by the coding sequence ATGTCAACATCAATTGCCCCCCGGGATGTCATCTCGACCATTCGCGAGCATCTCATCGGTGACGGCTTCGAGTTCGTCCTTGACTTGAAGAAGTCATCCGGCAGCCGTCTATACGACTCGCTCGCCGACCGCTATCTGCTCGACTTCTACTCCTGTTTTGCTTCCAATCCGATCGGTTTCAATCATCCCAAGATGGCCGATCAGGTGTTTAAAGAGAGACTCCATCTCGCGGCACTAAACAATGTTACGAACTCCGACCTGTTCACTGAAATGAAGGCGCAGTTCGTCAAAACATTCTACCGGATCGCAGCGCCGGCTCGATTGCCGCACCTTTTCATGGTCGCCGGCGGAGCGTTGGGGATTGAGAATGCGATCAAGGCTGCTTTCGACTGGAAAGCCCAACTTAACCACGAACGCGGCGATACCCGCGGGTTGGGAACACGGATACTCCATCTGCGCAAAGCCTTCCACGGCCGGACCGGCTACACGATGTCGCTTACCAACACCGATCCGGTTAAGACCGAGCGCTTTCCCAAGTTCGACTGGCCTCGCATCGACGCTCCAGCCGTTAGGTTCCCGGATGAAGGTGCAGTGCATGAAGACCTTCTGCTGCGCGAAAAGCGCGCTTTGAAGCAAGCCAGGCACGCCATTCATCACTATGGCCCCGACCTTGCTGCCTGCATCGTCGAACCTATCCAGGGCGAAGGCGGCGACAACCATTTTCGCGGCGAGTTCCTGCACGAATTGCAGAACCTCTGCCGGGAGAACGACATACTCTTCATCGTCGATGAAGTCCAGACCGGCGTCGGTTTGACCGGGTCGATGTGGGCTTATGAACAGTTCGGGCTCGAGCCGGACATGCTCTGCTTCGGCAAGAAGATGCAGGTTTGCGGTTTCCTCTGCTCGACTGCCATAGACCGCGTGGAGCATAACGTCTTCAACACTTCCGGCCGGATCAACTCGACCTGGGGCGGCAACCTCGTCGATATGGTGCGCGCAGAGCGTTATCTTGAGATCATCGCGGAGGATGATCTGGTCGGAAATGCCCGACAGGTCGGTGAAATCCTGCTTAAGGAACTGCACACCTTGCAGGCACGCCATGCCGGCAAAGTCTCCAACGCCCGCGGCCGGGGTCTAATGTGTGCTTTCGATCTTCCCTCAACCGCCGAGCGAAACGACCTCCGCAAGCGTCTCTTCGACGCCGGCCTGTTGGTGCTGAACTCCGGAGAACGGTCGATCCGCTTCCGTCCGGCTCTCAATCTGACGGCCGTTGAAGCCGCTGAGGGCGTTGCGATCATCGACCGGGCTTTGGGGTAG
- a CDS encoding isoprenylcysteine carboxylmethyltransferase family protein — translation MGGGPFEVSRIVGYAIVTLQFAATIYLGWRGSLWPDPPVGRICIIVGTAVGVWAVAAMRASRFRVTPHPAPGSMLVSRGPYRFIRHPMYLGVLLLTFGWQVELPLVQGLAVWGGLLTIIFIKLHYEERLLRKHLPGWEDYAGRRKRLIPFLY, via the coding sequence TTGGGCGGAGGACCTTTCGAAGTAAGCCGTATCGTCGGGTATGCGATCGTCACCCTGCAGTTTGCAGCGACGATCTACCTGGGCTGGAGGGGAAGTCTTTGGCCGGATCCACCGGTAGGTCGGATCTGCATTATCGTTGGAACCGCCGTCGGAGTCTGGGCTGTTGCAGCGATGCGCGCCAGTCGGTTTCGGGTGACCCCGCATCCGGCGCCGGGCTCCATGTTAGTTTCCCGTGGTCCTTACCGGTTCATCCGGCATCCAATGTATCTCGGAGTGCTCCTCCTTACCTTTGGCTGGCAGGTGGAACTACCTTTAGTGCAAGGTCTTGCTGTTTGGGGAGGGCTCTTGACCATCATTTTCATCAAATTACACTATGAGGAACGCCTTCTTCGCAAGCATCTTCCCGGATGGGAAGACTACGCCGGGAGACGCAAACGCTTGATTCCGTTCCTCTACTGA
- a CDS encoding TlpA family protein disulfide reductase codes for MPLKSRPHAVQTIALAACLMTTIGSGPLKGADYSRETFKQQFEVAATSEAMIEVCRRFVESAPDIDVAREAQDQWRALDEGGLAAWLSEIYGKKPKSARYAYLYGRVAEPAVEKVRLGRRAIELEPKWPYGYRLLTVTYSQELFRKTPGEPHYEALKAELERDGKAFQKFTEVSRDNLPLTLLMEYRLFKSDYAGAEATTKQIKAQDPEWQSPVMEARISAGLGNYTAARAILESWIGAMPDQSGFGPNEKAQYLEWNLHLALLQAGAFDELERSVESLAGNLKTPDILLLLAKSRASRGQTDSAYEALYRALAAGFDIRSGVESAYEFSSLRADPRWTAILVAVDANRKAGSEKRRDAMRAGRLDRLAPDWTLDDANGNRVALSDLRGQIVILDFWATWCGPCKMAMPHLDKFVKERKPEGVRVFSINIWDNGGRSAKKFMTDRNYAMELLYAPDDLAKVYGFEGIPYICAIDREGIIRYEERGFTENLPDALDFWAEDLSK; via the coding sequence ATGCCCCTTAAGTCCCGGCCGCACGCGGTTCAGACTATCGCACTTGCCGCTTGCTTAATGACGACGATTGGCTCTGGACCTTTGAAAGGAGCCGACTACTCCAGAGAGACGTTCAAACAGCAATTCGAAGTTGCGGCGACTTCCGAAGCGATGATAGAGGTCTGCCGCCGGTTCGTCGAAAGCGCCCCCGACATCGATGTTGCTCGCGAGGCTCAGGACCAGTGGCGAGCCCTCGACGAAGGAGGTCTCGCTGCCTGGCTAAGTGAAATCTACGGAAAGAAGCCAAAGTCGGCACGGTATGCCTATCTCTATGGCCGAGTCGCCGAACCGGCTGTTGAAAAAGTGCGGCTCGGACGTCGCGCCATTGAACTCGAACCCAAGTGGCCCTATGGTTACCGCCTTTTGACCGTTACTTATAGCCAGGAACTCTTCCGCAAGACTCCGGGGGAACCTCATTATGAGGCACTGAAGGCGGAACTCGAACGGGACGGCAAGGCTTTTCAGAAGTTTACCGAAGTCAGCCGCGACAACCTCCCGCTTACGCTCCTGATGGAGTATCGACTCTTCAAGTCCGACTACGCTGGAGCCGAAGCAACCACAAAGCAGATCAAAGCGCAGGATCCAGAATGGCAGTCGCCGGTTATGGAGGCGAGAATCTCCGCCGGGCTTGGCAATTATACCGCAGCGCGTGCTATACTTGAGTCCTGGATAGGAGCGATGCCTGACCAGTCCGGTTTCGGTCCGAATGAGAAGGCGCAGTATCTGGAATGGAATCTACACCTTGCCTTACTGCAAGCCGGTGCATTTGATGAACTCGAGCGCAGCGTAGAGTCGTTGGCAGGGAACCTAAAGACTCCGGACATCTTACTGTTGTTGGCGAAAAGTCGAGCGTCACGGGGTCAGACCGACTCCGCCTACGAAGCCTTATACCGCGCTCTTGCAGCGGGTTTTGATATTCGCAGCGGAGTCGAGTCAGCCTATGAGTTCTCCTCACTAAGAGCCGACCCGCGCTGGACCGCCATCCTCGTCGCTGTCGATGCCAATCGCAAAGCCGGATCTGAAAAGCGCCGTGACGCGATGCGCGCCGGCCGCCTCGACCGACTGGCTCCCGACTGGACGCTTGATGACGCCAATGGCAATCGGGTAGCCCTCTCGGATCTGCGCGGCCAGATCGTCATCCTCGATTTTTGGGCTACCTGGTGCGGTCCTTGCAAAATGGCTATGCCGCACCTTGACAAGTTCGTCAAAGAGCGCAAGCCCGAAGGCGTCCGCGTCTTCTCCATTAATATCTGGGACAATGGCGGGCGGTCGGCGAAGAAGTTCATGACTGACCGCAACTACGCAATGGAACTCCTGTATGCACCCGACGACCTCGCCAAGGTCTATGGTTTCGAAGGCATCCCTTACATCTGCGCCATCGACCGGGAGGGGATTATCCGCTATGAGGAACGCGGCTTTACCGAGAACCTTCCCGACGCACTCGACTTTTGGGCGGAGGACCTTTCGAAGTAA